The Lactobacillus acidophilus DNA segment ATGCAAAACCTTCATATTACTTAATTATTTTCCTTTCTTCGATTGTTTTACTCTAACAACAAACTGTGGTAAAACTAACATTCGCTTAAAACGCGATGGATTGGTAACCAAGCGGTAAAACCATTCAAGATGTGTTTTTTGAAACACTTCCGGTGCTCTTTTGACTATTCCAGAGAATACATCGAAACTACCGCCCACTCCCATCATTAATGCTGGAGTTTCGTTTTTACGTAAAATAGACAAGAGTTTTTCCTGTTTAGGAAAGCCTAATGCCGCAAAAACCATATCCGGTTGTGCTCGTTGAATTCTACGGGCAACCAACTCCAGATCTTCTCTAAAGTAGCCATCTTCTGCTCCCACCAAGTTAATATTTGAATATTCCTTGGCAATCTTAGCTTGGACTGCATGAATCACTTGAGGCTTAGCACCAATCAAGTAAACTCGACTGCCACGCTCATTTGCGACACTCATGAGCCAAGTGAATAGATCATAACCGGTTACTCTTTCAGGAAGTGGTGTTTTTAGCATTTGGGCTGCTTTTACAATTCCAATTCCATCTGCAGTAATGTAATCCGTATCATTTTGCAAAATTTTCATAAATTCTGGATTC contains these protein-coding regions:
- a CDS encoding WecB/TagA/CpsF family glycosyltransferase, with amino-acid sequence MNKVNVLGVDFDNKTFNQFQNEFINRLNNHVSTFVVTANPEIVMAANENPEFMKILQNDTDYITADGIGIVKAAQMLKTPLPERVTGYDLFTWLMSVANERGSRVYLIGAKPQVIHAVQAKIAKEYSNINLVGAEDGYFREDLELVARRIQRAQPDMVFAALGFPKQEKLLSILRKNETPALMMGVGGSFDVFSGIVKRAPEVFQKTHLEWFYRLVTNPSRFKRMLVLPQFVVRVKQSKKGK